From the Alloalcanivorax dieselolei B5 genome, one window contains:
- a CDS encoding CaiB/BaiF CoA transferase family protein, producing the protein MTHQTDIPATSEGPLKGIVILDLTRVVAGPYCAMLLADMGATVIKIEHPLDPDLTREFPPLQDQDGAAISGFFAQYNRNKMAVSLDLKKAEGRETFLQMVARAHIVIENFRPGTLDKLGLGYGVLAETNPAIVLTCISGFGQTGPNSPRPAFDSSAQATGGLWSMNGTVEEPMRVGTVLGDLSAALYGAIGTLGALRQAEKTGIGQCVDISQQDSIISLTENALVTYTASGKVTVPEGNGHPFVKPYGRYACKDGYVFFGAYTDKFWREACIVFGDEHLLDDPEINTMARRFDPDVYERRVKPLVEQWCGRHTKAELEKMTGARFPLSPIKSIDEVVADPHVRLRDMVIPVQYRGVDFQVFGNPVKLSGGTREKNAMAPELGEHNERIYRDWLGKDDEEFEFLKKNGVI; encoded by the coding sequence TACTGGCCGACATGGGGGCGACGGTGATCAAGATCGAGCATCCCCTGGATCCGGACCTGACGCGGGAATTCCCGCCCTTGCAGGATCAGGATGGCGCGGCGATCAGCGGCTTCTTCGCTCAGTACAACCGCAACAAAATGGCGGTGAGTCTGGATCTGAAGAAAGCGGAAGGCCGCGAGACCTTTCTGCAAATGGTGGCCAGGGCCCACATCGTCATCGAGAACTTCCGGCCCGGCACGCTCGATAAACTGGGATTGGGCTACGGCGTTCTGGCCGAGACCAATCCCGCCATTGTTCTCACCTGTATCAGCGGGTTCGGACAGACCGGACCGAACTCGCCACGGCCGGCGTTCGACAGCAGTGCCCAGGCCACCGGCGGACTGTGGTCCATGAACGGCACGGTGGAAGAGCCAATGCGGGTGGGCACCGTGCTCGGTGATCTGAGCGCGGCCCTGTACGGCGCCATTGGCACCCTGGGGGCATTACGTCAGGCGGAGAAAACCGGCATCGGGCAATGCGTGGACATTTCCCAGCAGGACTCCATTATCTCGCTTACCGAGAACGCCCTGGTGACTTACACCGCCTCCGGCAAGGTCACGGTTCCCGAAGGCAACGGACATCCTTTCGTCAAGCCCTACGGCCGTTACGCTTGCAAGGACGGCTATGTGTTCTTCGGCGCCTACACCGATAAATTCTGGCGTGAGGCCTGCATCGTGTTCGGTGACGAACATCTCCTCGATGACCCTGAGATCAACACCATGGCCAGGCGTTTTGATCCGGACGTCTATGAGCGTCGGGTGAAACCACTGGTGGAACAATGGTGCGGCCGTCATACCAAGGCGGAACTGGAAAAGATGACCGGTGCGCGCTTCCCGTTGTCGCCAATCAAGAGCATCGACGAAGTGGTGGCGGATCCTCATGTGCGGTTACGCGACATGGTGATTCCAGTGCAATACCGGGGCGTGGATTTTCAGGTGTTCGGCAATCCGGTGAAGCTGTCCGGCGGTACCCGCGAGAAGAACGCGATGGCGCCGGAATTGGGCGAACACAACGAACGGATCTATCGGGATTGGCTTGGCAAGGACGATGAAGAATTCGAGTTCCTGAAAAAAAACGGGGTCATCTGA
- a CDS encoding C4-dicarboxylate TRAP transporter substrate-binding protein — MKRLMIMALAILSGVAALSAEARTLRYAIGHPPSSFVVDVAKQYAESVSELSDGDLKVRVFPMSLLNFAETSGGLRDGMADIGFVLTSYFPAEFPHSNVAVESSMLLGLLGDKVRGKEGMVFMGALSEFTFFHCPECNQEFAKQNQVYTGSTGGSSYGLVCNRPVESAADLNGMRLRVGAANWSRWTEAVGASPVTMSANEMYEALSQGVVGCIVLASPEIHNFGLADVVTDINMDVPGGPMPVAGTNINADTWKSLSAQQRTLMLRAASAFTAGIPWIYHQHEDRILAEAEQRGVSIHHADQDLVAKTNAFIEKDMDFIATDYQKRYNVSRGEEMITDFRELLEKWAGLVQDVDSEQQLVDLYWDEIFSKVDVSKHGL, encoded by the coding sequence ATGAAACGCTTGATGATTATGGCATTGGCCATACTCAGCGGGGTGGCTGCGCTCTCCGCCGAGGCAAGAACGTTGCGTTATGCCATTGGCCATCCTCCCAGTTCGTTCGTCGTGGACGTGGCAAAACAATACGCGGAATCCGTCAGCGAACTATCCGATGGTGATTTGAAAGTCCGGGTCTTTCCCATGTCTTTGCTGAACTTCGCCGAGACCTCCGGCGGTCTGCGGGACGGCATGGCGGATATCGGTTTTGTCCTGACGTCCTATTTTCCCGCCGAGTTTCCGCACAGCAACGTGGCGGTGGAGTCGTCGATGTTGCTGGGCTTGCTGGGTGACAAGGTGCGCGGCAAGGAAGGCATGGTGTTCATGGGCGCGCTCTCCGAGTTTACCTTCTTCCATTGCCCGGAATGCAATCAGGAATTCGCCAAACAAAATCAGGTGTACACCGGCAGCACCGGCGGCTCCTCCTATGGGTTGGTATGCAACCGGCCCGTGGAAAGTGCCGCGGACCTCAATGGCATGCGACTTAGAGTCGGCGCCGCCAACTGGTCCCGCTGGACCGAAGCGGTAGGTGCCTCACCGGTGACCATGTCCGCCAATGAAATGTACGAAGCGTTGAGCCAGGGCGTCGTGGGCTGCATCGTACTGGCTTCTCCGGAGATTCATAATTTCGGGCTCGCGGATGTGGTGACCGACATCAATATGGATGTGCCGGGCGGGCCCATGCCGGTGGCGGGGACCAATATCAATGCCGATACCTGGAAGTCGCTGTCTGCGCAACAGAGAACGCTGATGCTGCGTGCCGCCAGTGCGTTCACCGCTGGCATTCCCTGGATCTATCACCAGCACGAAGATCGTATCCTGGCGGAAGCGGAGCAGCGCGGCGTCTCGATTCATCATGCCGACCAGGATCTGGTGGCGAAAACCAACGCCTTTATCGAGAAGGACATGGATTTCATCGCCACGGACTATCAGAAACGTTACAACGTCAGTCGGGGCGAGGAGATGATCACGGATTTTCGTGAACTATTGGAGAAGTGGGCCGGCCTGGTCCAGGACGTGGACAGTGAACAACAGCTTGTTGACCTGTACTGGGATGAAATCTTCTCCAAAGTGGACGTCTCCAAACACGGCCTCTGA
- a CDS encoding FAS1-like dehydratase domain-containing protein, which produces MTVITEELNNHVGAELPPFEFEISRGDLKKYAVATGQRLERYLNGDEAPLLYLFAAMMPVLPLDRLLPDGRQPDSGLMPPLPLNRIMAGGSEYQIHRKVYVGDVLVCRQKLVEVFEKSGSEGPLLFLIFENRFETRDGEPVVTERLTRIAR; this is translated from the coding sequence ATGACCGTGATTACCGAGGAGCTCAACAATCATGTCGGCGCCGAGCTTCCGCCTTTCGAGTTTGAAATCTCCCGCGGTGACCTGAAGAAGTACGCCGTGGCCACCGGCCAGCGGCTCGAGCGTTACCTCAATGGTGACGAGGCACCGCTGCTTTACCTGTTCGCGGCGATGATGCCAGTGCTACCGCTGGACCGCCTGCTGCCGGACGGCCGGCAACCGGACAGCGGTTTGATGCCGCCGCTGCCGCTGAACCGCATCATGGCCGGTGGCAGTGAGTATCAAATTCACCGCAAGGTGTATGTCGGGGACGTCCTGGTATGCCGGCAGAAACTCGTCGAAGTGTTTGAGAAATCCGGATCCGAGGGGCCACTGCTGTTCCTGATATTCGAAAACCGATTTGAAACCCGTGATGGCGAGCCGGTGGTCACGGAACGTCTGACCCGGATCGCAAGGTGA
- a CDS encoding hotdog family protein, whose protein sequence is MMTNRIEVGEQLTGRTWRADTVQLFLYNAAIWNPHRIHYDLPYTQEAEGHPQLLIDGPLQGDWLTQMVYEWLGESGTLTAFSYSNRRAAYVGDVLSTEGEVTAVDGDTVTLDLRITNQRGEITTVGNATVVIESGR, encoded by the coding sequence ATGATGACAAACCGTATCGAGGTGGGTGAGCAATTAACGGGGCGGACCTGGCGCGCGGACACCGTTCAACTGTTCTTGTACAACGCCGCCATCTGGAATCCTCACCGTATTCACTATGACCTGCCCTACACCCAGGAAGCCGAAGGGCATCCGCAACTGCTGATCGATGGCCCACTGCAAGGTGACTGGTTGACGCAAATGGTCTACGAATGGCTGGGCGAGAGCGGGACTCTGACGGCGTTCAGTTACAGCAATCGTCGTGCGGCTTATGTGGGTGACGTACTGAGCACCGAAGGCGAAGTGACCGCCGTTGATGGAGACACCGTTACCCTGGATCTCAGGATTACCAATCAGCGCGGCGAAATCACCACCGTGGGCAACGCCACCGTGGTCATTGAATCCGGTCGTTAA
- a CDS encoding TRAP transporter small permease — MYRLGRYLSRVTDMTTLVGGLAIALMMIHISLDVVLRYLFSTPIPGTITYVSNYYMIVAAFLPLAYAEKLGAHISVEVVTERLPQRIQFHLAHWLILLSAIILGFMTVKTWLEAVTRFEMGTALVEGGTSIIIWPGYFVLPIGLGLMVLMLVYKFVVYVTGGESGLASSGQHRDADEVPRPNATRAKGESV; from the coding sequence ATGTATCGGTTGGGGCGTTACCTTTCCCGGGTAACGGATATGACCACGCTGGTGGGCGGGCTCGCCATTGCCTTGATGATGATCCACATCAGCCTGGACGTGGTGTTGCGCTATCTGTTTTCAACACCCATTCCCGGCACCATCACCTACGTGTCCAATTACTATATGATCGTTGCCGCCTTTCTGCCTTTGGCTTACGCGGAAAAGCTGGGCGCCCACATCAGTGTGGAGGTGGTTACCGAACGGCTGCCGCAGCGGATCCAGTTCCATCTGGCCCATTGGCTGATCCTGCTGTCCGCGATCATTCTCGGCTTCATGACGGTGAAAACCTGGCTGGAAGCCGTGACCCGCTTTGAAATGGGAACGGCGTTGGTGGAAGGCGGCACCTCCATCATCATCTGGCCGGGCTACTTCGTTCTGCCCATTGGGCTGGGGCTTATGGTGCTGATGCTGGTCTACAAGTTCGTGGTCTATGTCACGGGCGGCGAATCGGGGCTGGCTTCTTCCGGGCAGCACCGGGACGCTGATGAAGTGCCGCGGCCGAATGCTACCCGCGCCAAGGGAGAATCGGTATGA
- a CDS encoding TRAP transporter large permease, which translates to MTEVQIGLGGLVVLFALIALRMPVGIALIGVSFGGLWYLMGWGIAWGSLGLIPYQFSANWVLSSVPMFLLLGYVCFHAQLTQGLFRAARLWLSSVPGGLAVASIFGTTGFAAVCGSSVACSAAMGRVAVPEMIDQKYNPGLATSTVSIAGTVGALLPPSIIMILYGIIAQQSISKLFLGGIAAGLITVAGYIAVVMIRVKLDPSLAPRTDSRVSLKERMAALWDIWPIMLIMMGIFGGMFAGLFTPTEAGAVGAALSCIVALCKRTLTWSRFRAAIQETLLTTGTLLIIAMGASLLTRFLSLSGAGDYLSSLVLDAGADTVAILLIIVCVYLLLGMFLEPIGAMLLTLPIVLPIIDSAGLSLIWFGVVLTKLLEVGMVTPPVGMNIFVIKSVVGDLVSTSAIFKGVFWFLMMDALVLLLLMGLPDLILFLPERFG; encoded by the coding sequence ATGACCGAAGTCCAGATCGGCCTCGGTGGCCTGGTGGTGCTGTTCGCTCTGATCGCCCTGCGAATGCCGGTGGGCATTGCGCTTATCGGGGTTTCGTTCGGCGGGTTGTGGTACTTGATGGGCTGGGGAATCGCCTGGGGGTCGTTGGGACTGATTCCCTATCAGTTCTCCGCCAACTGGGTGCTCAGTTCGGTGCCGATGTTTCTTCTACTGGGCTACGTTTGCTTCCATGCCCAACTGACCCAGGGATTGTTCCGAGCCGCGCGCCTGTGGTTGTCCTCGGTGCCGGGCGGGTTGGCGGTGGCCTCGATTTTCGGCACCACCGGTTTCGCCGCGGTGTGTGGCTCCTCCGTGGCCTGCTCCGCCGCCATGGGGCGCGTTGCCGTGCCGGAGATGATTGACCAAAAATACAATCCGGGGCTGGCGACCAGTACTGTTTCCATCGCCGGTACCGTCGGCGCTCTGCTGCCGCCGTCCATCATCATGATTCTTTACGGCATCATCGCCCAGCAATCGATCAGCAAGCTGTTTCTGGGCGGGATCGCCGCCGGCCTGATTACCGTGGCGGGTTACATCGCGGTGGTGATGATACGGGTGAAACTGGATCCGTCGCTGGCGCCGCGTACCGATTCGCGCGTGTCACTGAAAGAGAGAATGGCGGCGCTGTGGGATATCTGGCCGATCATGCTGATCATGATGGGTATCTTCGGCGGCATGTTCGCCGGGTTGTTCACGCCCACGGAGGCTGGTGCGGTCGGTGCCGCGCTGTCCTGTATCGTGGCGCTGTGCAAACGTACCCTGACCTGGAGCCGGTTTCGCGCGGCAATACAGGAAACCCTGCTGACCACCGGCACCCTGCTGATCATCGCCATGGGCGCCAGTCTGCTGACGCGCTTTTTGTCCTTGTCCGGCGCCGGCGATTACCTGTCCTCGCTGGTACTGGACGCCGGTGCCGATACCGTGGCGATCCTGTTGATCATCGTCTGCGTTTATCTGTTGCTGGGCATGTTTCTGGAGCCCATCGGCGCCATGCTGCTGACCTTGCCCATCGTCCTGCCGATTATCGACAGCGCCGGCCTCAGTCTGATCTGGTTCGGCGTGGTGCTGACCAAGCTGTTGGAAGTGGGCATGGTGACGCCGCCGGTGGGCATGAACATCTTCGTGATAAAGAGCGTGGTCGGTGACCTGGTATCCACCAGCGCTATCTTCAAGGGCGTGTTCTGGTTCTTGATGATGGACGCCCTGGTGCTGTTGCTGTTGATGGGCCTGCCGGATCTGATTCTGTTCCTGCCTGAAAGGTTTGGTTGA
- a CDS encoding helix-turn-helix domain-containing protein, giving the protein MTSLLDDIDVQQAFAAHLRRLRKQAKLSRDALAERSGVPASTIKKFELTGQISFRQLLLLWQSLDDLRRLYALTRHSPGESGMPSSIDEVLNSEL; this is encoded by the coding sequence ATGACCTCTCTTCTTGATGACATTGATGTGCAGCAAGCGTTTGCTGCTCACCTGCGGCGTTTGCGCAAGCAGGCCAAGCTGTCTCGCGATGCCCTGGCCGAGCGGAGCGGAGTGCCGGCATCCACCATCAAGAAATTCGAACTCACCGGGCAGATCTCGTTCCGGCAGCTGCTGCTTCTCTGGCAGAGCCTGGATGATCTGCGCCGCCTGTATGCGTTAACCCGCCATTCTCCTGGAGAGTCCGGAATGCCCTCCAGCATTGATGAGGTATTGAACAGTGAGCTTTAA
- a CDS encoding HipA domain-containing protein has translation MFNQFTCNQDDHSKNWSFLKTMLASGRWRLSMT, from the coding sequence ATATTCAACCAGTTCACCTGCAATCAGGATGATCACAGTAAGAACTGGTCTTTTCTCAAGACGATGCTGGCGAGTGGGCGCTGGCGTCTTTCTATGACGTGA
- a CDS encoding XRE family transcriptional regulator has translation MATTYAKINPDILGWARERAQLSISVLAGKLGVNEKKVEAWESGEKRLTFRQAQQYAAKTHVPFGYLYLKRPPVEELPLPDLRTVGSQRPVRPSAELIEMVQIVLRRQEWYAEYLRDQGAERNERVGHFTTQSGVRAVVEDMRGALQVPPLQTRGTWEDYFRLLVQRIEEAGVLVMRESFVGHHTRPLSVQEFRGFAIADPLAPVIFINQADAPKARLFTLIHELAHVWIGQTGISDASPATKRGEEVFCNAVAAEFLVPAEEFERQWRDLDNWRQNLPDLEAHFRVSTWVLARRALTLNKISADEYHRYVRELQEEYRNREKESIPMSYYQTRKGKISQTFSKALLSEALSGRVLFRDAARLLGLKPSQLAKYARELGV, from the coding sequence ATGGCAACCACTTACGCCAAAATTAATCCGGATATCCTGGGCTGGGCTCGCGAACGGGCCCAGCTCAGCATATCCGTGTTGGCCGGCAAGCTCGGGGTAAACGAGAAGAAAGTAGAGGCCTGGGAAAGTGGGGAAAAGCGACTCACCTTCCGTCAGGCTCAGCAGTATGCGGCCAAGACCCACGTCCCGTTTGGATATTTGTACCTGAAGCGTCCGCCGGTTGAAGAGCTCCCGCTGCCAGACCTTCGAACGGTTGGTAGTCAAAGGCCGGTCAGGCCTTCCGCGGAACTGATCGAAATGGTGCAAATCGTCTTGCGCCGACAGGAGTGGTACGCGGAATACCTCCGGGATCAAGGGGCGGAGCGGAACGAGCGGGTTGGCCATTTCACGACCCAGTCCGGGGTGCGGGCTGTGGTTGAGGACATGCGGGGGGCCTTGCAGGTACCGCCGCTCCAGACTCGGGGCACTTGGGAAGACTATTTCAGGCTACTGGTCCAGAGGATTGAGGAGGCCGGTGTCCTCGTTATGCGAGAAAGTTTCGTTGGCCATCATACGCGACCATTGTCCGTACAAGAGTTCCGGGGCTTTGCGATCGCCGATCCCCTGGCCCCGGTGATTTTCATCAACCAGGCCGACGCACCCAAAGCCCGGCTGTTTACCCTCATCCACGAACTGGCCCATGTCTGGATCGGCCAGACCGGCATATCCGACGCCAGCCCTGCTACTAAGCGCGGTGAAGAGGTATTCTGCAACGCCGTAGCGGCGGAATTTCTAGTGCCGGCGGAAGAGTTCGAGCGGCAATGGCGGGATCTGGATAACTGGCGCCAAAACCTGCCTGACCTTGAGGCCCACTTCCGCGTCAGCACCTGGGTGTTGGCGCGTCGAGCCCTCACGCTGAACAAGATCAGCGCCGATGAGTATCACCGCTATGTTCGAGAACTCCAGGAGGAGTACCGAAACAGGGAAAAAGAAAGTATCCCGATGAGTTACTACCAAACACGGAAGGGGAAGATTAGTCAGACTTTTTCCAAGGCTCTTTTGAGCGAGGCTTTGAGCGGTCGAGTGCTGTTTCGTGATGCCGCACGGCTATTGGGTCTGAAGCCCTCTCAATTAGCGAAGTACGCAAGGGAATTGGGGGTTTAA
- a CDS encoding DUF4411 family protein, producing the protein MYLLDANTYIQAKNLHYQMSFCPAYWHWLDEQFQAGQLASISSVYHELTVQNDELTEWVKMRKAHFLPVSSEDIQDQFGSVAEYVSGLEDKKAEHIADFLGNADPWLVATACASGATVVTHEAPVPDNSSKVKIPNVCRAFDVPYITTYELLNTLDAQFVLGRSS; encoded by the coding sequence ATGTATCTGCTGGATGCGAATACCTATATTCAGGCCAAGAATCTGCATTACCAAATGAGCTTTTGCCCGGCATATTGGCATTGGTTGGACGAGCAGTTTCAAGCCGGTCAGTTAGCCAGTATCAGCTCGGTCTACCATGAGTTGACCGTGCAGAATGATGAATTAACCGAGTGGGTAAAGATGAGAAAGGCGCACTTCCTGCCTGTCTCTTCGGAAGACATCCAGGATCAGTTCGGGAGTGTTGCGGAATACGTCTCTGGTCTGGAGGATAAAAAGGCGGAGCATATCGCGGACTTTCTGGGAAATGCTGACCCTTGGTTGGTGGCAACCGCTTGTGCCAGCGGCGCCACGGTGGTTACTCACGAGGCGCCTGTTCCGGACAACAGCAGCAAAGTAAAGATTCCCAATGTGTGCCGCGCATTTGATGTCCCCTACATCACCACCTATGAACTCTTGAATACGCTTGATGCTCAGTTCGTTCTAGGCAGGAGCTCCTAG
- a CDS encoding YicC/YloC family endoribonuclease gives MIRSMTAFARTDGHLDGVDLAWEIRSVNHRYLEISPRLPETLRTLEGAVRERCRNRLTRGKLDVTLRYQEDEADPNLELNEALVKRISEAARRVGDLVMHPGQIDPLEVLRFPGVLKTTRVDPEALQSKAVALLDEALDSLLATREREGEQLAKLVLDRLTLIGEQVVIVRAALPRIRDHLRERLRQRVEDVLETADNDRLEQEVVLAAQKMDVDEELDRLEAHVKEVRRVVEKGGQAGRRLDFLMQELNREANTLASKSIDAETTTAAVELKVLIEQMREQIQNIE, from the coding sequence ATGATCCGCAGCATGACCGCTTTCGCCCGCACCGACGGGCACCTCGACGGCGTCGACCTCGCCTGGGAAATCCGCTCGGTAAACCACCGCTACCTGGAAATCTCCCCACGCCTGCCCGAAACCCTGCGCACTCTGGAGGGAGCGGTGCGTGAGCGCTGCCGTAATCGTCTGACCCGGGGCAAACTGGACGTTACCCTGCGCTACCAGGAAGACGAAGCGGATCCCAATCTGGAACTCAACGAAGCGCTGGTGAAACGGATCTCCGAAGCAGCCCGCCGGGTAGGCGATCTGGTCATGCACCCCGGGCAAATCGACCCCTTGGAAGTACTGCGCTTCCCCGGCGTGTTGAAAACCACCCGGGTGGACCCGGAAGCCCTGCAAAGCAAAGCCGTGGCGTTGCTCGACGAAGCCCTGGACAGCCTCCTGGCCACCCGCGAACGGGAAGGGGAGCAGCTGGCCAAGCTGGTGCTTGACCGTCTGACACTGATCGGCGAACAGGTTGTCATTGTCCGCGCGGCCCTGCCTCGCATCCGCGACCACCTGCGCGAACGGCTGCGGCAACGGGTCGAGGACGTGCTGGAAACCGCCGACAACGACCGTCTGGAACAGGAAGTGGTGCTGGCCGCCCAGAAAATGGATGTGGACGAGGAACTGGACCGCCTGGAGGCCCATGTAAAAGAAGTCCGCCGGGTGGTGGAGAAGGGCGGCCAGGCCGGTCGTCGTCTGGATTTCCTGATGCAGGAACTCAATCGCGAAGCCAACACCCTGGCGTCAAAATCCATCGACGCCGAGACCACCACGGCGGCGGTCGAACTGAAGGTATTGATCGAACAAATGCGGGAGCAGATCCAGAATATTGAGTAA
- the rph gene encoding ribonuclease PH yields MRPSGRAPDQMREVSFTRHYTKHAEGSVLVAFGDTQVLCTASVEDGVPRFLKGKGQGWITAEYGMLPRATHTRSGREAARGKQGGRTLEIQRLIGRSLRAAVDLRKLGENTVYLDCDVLQADGGTRTASISGACVALVDAFSVLLERKRIKEDPLNGLIASVSVGMYNNEPVLDLDYPEDSNADTDMNVVMTQHGGFVEIQGTAEGVPFTREQSDTLLGLAEKGIQDIVRKQQEALGW; encoded by the coding sequence ATGCGTCCCTCCGGCCGCGCGCCCGACCAAATGCGTGAAGTGTCTTTTACGCGCCATTACACCAAGCATGCCGAGGGTAGCGTCCTGGTGGCGTTCGGTGATACCCAGGTGCTCTGCACCGCCTCCGTGGAAGACGGCGTCCCGCGCTTCCTCAAAGGCAAGGGCCAGGGCTGGATCACCGCCGAGTACGGCATGCTGCCCCGCGCCACCCACACCCGTTCCGGCCGGGAGGCGGCCCGCGGCAAGCAGGGCGGGCGTACCCTGGAAATCCAGCGCCTGATCGGCCGCTCCCTGCGTGCCGCCGTGGATCTGCGCAAGCTGGGCGAAAATACCGTCTATCTGGACTGCGATGTGCTGCAGGCTGACGGCGGCACCCGCACCGCTTCCATCTCCGGGGCCTGTGTCGCGCTTGTGGACGCCTTCTCGGTTTTGCTGGAAAGGAAGCGCATAAAGGAAGATCCCTTGAACGGGTTGATTGCGTCCGTATCCGTGGGCATGTACAACAATGAGCCGGTGCTGGATCTGGACTATCCGGAGGATTCCAACGCCGATACCGATATGAACGTGGTGATGACCCAGCATGGGGGCTTCGTGGAGATTCAGGGGACCGCGGAGGGGGTGCCGTTCACCCGTGAACAGTCCGATACCCTGTTGGGCCTGGCGGAGAAGGGCATTCAGGACATCGTGCGCAAGCAGCAGGAGGCCCTGGGCTGGTAA
- the pyrE gene encoding orotate phosphoribosyltransferase — MKNYKKHFLRFAEQRQALKFGEFTLKSGRISPYFFNAGTFHTGEALARLGRHYADAIVESGIEFDMLFGPAYKGIPLVSSVAVALAEHHGLDYPWAFNRKEVKDHGEGGWLVGAPLNGRALIIDDVITAGTAIREVAALFAQTDASIAGVFVALDRQEQGQGAATDDGKAKSAIQEVQDSLGVPVRSIVSMEDIIGWLDQQPDREAERAAMDAYRVRYGVSES, encoded by the coding sequence ATGAAAAACTACAAAAAGCATTTTTTGCGTTTCGCCGAGCAGCGTCAGGCGCTCAAGTTCGGCGAATTCACGCTCAAATCAGGGCGTATAAGTCCTTACTTCTTTAACGCCGGCACTTTCCATACCGGGGAGGCGCTGGCGCGTCTGGGACGTCATTACGCTGATGCCATCGTCGAGTCGGGTATCGAATTCGATATGTTGTTCGGCCCGGCCTACAAGGGGATTCCGCTGGTGTCCTCGGTGGCGGTGGCGCTGGCCGAGCATCATGGTCTGGATTATCCCTGGGCCTTCAACCGCAAGGAGGTCAAAGACCACGGCGAAGGCGGTTGGCTGGTGGGAGCCCCCCTCAATGGTCGGGCGCTGATCATCGATGATGTGATTACCGCCGGCACCGCCATTCGTGAAGTGGCGGCGCTGTTCGCGCAGACCGATGCCTCCATCGCCGGGGTGTTCGTGGCGCTGGATCGCCAGGAGCAGGGTCAAGGGGCCGCTACGGATGACGGCAAGGCAAAATCCGCGATCCAGGAAGTGCAGGACAGCCTGGGCGTGCCGGTGCGCAGTATCGTTTCCATGGAAGACATCATCGGCTGGCTGGATCAGCAGCCGGACCGGGAAGCGGAACGGGCCGCCATGGACGCCTACCGGGTACGCTATGGGGTGAGCGAGTCGTGA
- the slmA gene encoding nucleoid occlusion factor SlmA encodes MTDKKPSRKEQILQTLAYMLEAEPGGRVTTSGLAREVGVSESALYRHFPSKARMLEALIEFIEDSVFSRINRIISEGDALQQVEQILTLILAFTERNPGITRLLTGDALTGENERLRQRIQQFYDRVESQLKQVVRDAEFREGKRTRATPGITANLLLSVVEGRIAQFVRSGFRARPAEDWHEQWALIAPMIFRADGEAL; translated from the coding sequence ATGACCGACAAGAAGCCTTCTCGCAAGGAGCAAATCCTGCAAACACTGGCCTACATGCTGGAAGCGGAGCCGGGGGGCCGGGTGACCACATCCGGGCTGGCCCGGGAAGTGGGGGTGTCCGAGTCCGCGCTGTATCGCCATTTTCCCAGCAAGGCACGCATGCTCGAGGCGCTGATTGAGTTCATCGAGGACTCGGTGTTCTCGCGCATCAACCGCATCATCTCCGAAGGGGATGCCCTGCAACAGGTGGAACAGATTCTGACGCTGATTCTGGCCTTCACCGAGCGCAATCCGGGCATTACCCGGCTGCTCACCGGCGACGCCCTGACCGGCGAGAATGAGCGGCTGCGCCAGCGTATCCAGCAGTTCTACGATCGGGTGGAAAGCCAGTTGAAACAGGTGGTCCGCGACGCCGAATTCCGCGAAGGCAAACGCACCCGCGCCACTCCGGGCATCACCGCCAATCTGCTGTTGTCCGTGGTGGAGGGGCGTATCGCCCAGTTCGTGCGCTCCGGCTTCCGCGCCCGTCCCGCCGAGGACTGGCATGAGCAATGGGCGCTGATCGCGCCGATGATCTTTCGTGCGGACGGGGAAGCGCTTTAA